The genomic stretch ATCCATTCACCATTTTGGAAACTAAAATGGTATCCTCCAGCTCTGCTTGCAAGCCATAGCTCTAGAAGAGGTTCTTGCTTATTGATAACAATTTGTTCATCGTCAGGGAAAGTGATGGTAAATACTGAACCTTGTGTATCACAATCAACATCACAACCTTGTTGTTCGAGTTGTTCTTCAATATTCAGCCAAAGTTTATCAATATTTTGATGGTATTCAGTCAGATTCATTATATTTCCTTCCTATAAAATAAAGTTAAATTATAAAGATTTTCCTTAATTAGCGATAGCATAAAGCGAGATTTAGTGATAAAAAGTAACTTTATTTTCTTTTGGAGTAATCTATGCGAAAAATGGCATTTTTGGTCGCTATTTCTACATTAACTATGGCGCTAGTAGGTTGTGGGGTAAAAGGTCCACTTTATTTTCCAGCTCAACAATCGAATCAACAGGCACAACAACCGATTAATCAATAATCGTTCAAGGGGTAAAGTATGGGGTTTTATTTTAAAAACCATCAACTTATTGTTGATGAAATAGCAGTTTCTGATATTGCAAATGAATATGGCACGCCACTTTACCTCTATTCGCAGAAACAATTGATTCAGAATTGGCGTGCCTTTGACACTTCTTTTGCTGTATTAAATACAGCTCCACGACATCTTGTTTGTTTTGCTGTGAAGGCTAATAGTAATTTAGCTATTTTAAAAACGTTGGCACAATTGGGCTCTGGATTTGATATTGTCTCTGGCGGTGAATTAGCCCGTGTTCTTAAAGCAGGTGGCGATGCAAATAAAGTTGTTTTCTCTGGCGTTGGAAAACGTGATGATGAAATCCTTATGGCGCTTAAAGCAGGGATTAAATGTTTTAATGTAGAGAGTGAACAAGAGCTTTACCGTATTCATTCTATTGCACAGCAAGAAAATCTTATAGCACGCATTTCTTTCCGTATTAATCCTAATATTGATGCACATACCCATCCGTATATTTCGACAGGGTTAAGCGAAAATAAATTTGGTATTACGGTAGATGAAGCATTACGTCTATATGATCTCGCCCATCGCTTATCGCATATTCAAGTTGTTGGTATTGATTGTCACATTGGTTCTCAATTAACAGATTTATCTCCTTTTAAAGAGGCAGCACTAAAGGTTCGTCATATGATTGATACCCTTATTTGCCGTGGTATTCCTTTAAAACACGTTGATTTTGGTGGTGGACTTGGCGTGAGTTATGATGGGAAAAGTGTTCCGTCTATTCAAGATTATGTCAAAATCTTAGTCGAAGTGATGCAAGATTATCCTGAATTAGAAATTTTAATTGAGCCTGGGCGTGCGATTTGTGCGGATGCAGGGATTCTTGTAACGAAAGTAGAATACATTAAAAAGCACGGTACGAAGTATTTTGCTATCGTAGATACTGGAATGCATCAAATGATTCGTCCAGCCTTATATCATGCCGAAATGCGAATTATTGAAGTCAATCAAATGGTGCGACCATCACAGTGTTATGATGTGGTTGGCCCGATTTGTGAAAGTAGTGATTTTCTTGGTAAAAATAGAAAATTACAGATTCAACAAGGTGATTTGTTAGCAATGTTAGATGCGGGGGCGTACGGAGCAGCAATGTCATCTGCTTACAATAGCCAAGTTGCTGCAAGCGAAGTGATGGTATGTGGAAACACTGTTAAGATAATAAAAGCACGTCCGAGCTTGGAGAGTTTATGGCAGGGCGAAAATATGGATCTCAGCTAGAGATTTAAAACTTCTTTTACAAATGGAATAGTGAGCTTGCGTTTGGCTTGTAAAGAGGCTTTATCTAATAAAGAGAGCGTTTCTGAAAGTGTTTTTAAATCACGTTCCATACGTTTTAACAGGAAATTCGCCGTTTCATCGGGAAGCTCAATACCACGTTGGCGAGCATTTTCCTGTAAAACTTGACGTTTTTGATCTTCATTTAAGTTAGCAAGCTGATAACTTTCTCCCCAGGTCAAGCGTGATGCTAGATCGGGTAAATTAACTTTCAAAGCATGTGGTGATTGATCGGCACTCATAATAAGTAACGTTTTTTGCGTTTCTTTAATACGGTTAAAAAGATCAAAAATAGCGACTTCCCATTCAGGATCACCCATGACACATTGTAAATCATCGAGGCAGACGAGTTCTTTTTGTTCTAAATTTTCTAATACTGCTGGTGAAAAGTAGCATGATTTGCTTAATGGAACATAAATAGCACGGCGATTTTTTAAGAAAAATTCGTTGCTACATGCTTTTAAAAAGTGAGTCTTCCCCGACCCTTTCTCTCCCCAAAGATAGAAAAAAGGCTGTTGCAGATGTTCGAAATTTTTACGTACAGAGCTTAAGAGTAATAAATTACTTTCGCCATGAAAATTGGAAAAATTTTCGTCATCAATCTGGTGAATAGGAAGAAGTAGTTGTGTCAATATAAATATCCTAACAATTTGGTATGTCTAGCCTATAAAAAAATAATGGTCTTGGCAAGAATAAAAAACATAAAAAAGATTGCAGTGTGTAAATGTTTGCGTATAATACGCCAGATTTTTTGTGCTAAAAAAGGTTTTGTATGCAAACAACATATTTAGATGTCATTTCGTCGCCAAAGCTGTTAGATCGTTTTCGATTATTTGACAGTATGTTGTTTCTTCTTAAACCAAAAAAATTATTAAAAAACAGCTAAGAGTTTTTTCTCTTAGCTGTTTTTTTATGGGCAAAAGAAAGTGAAATAAGGAGAATAAGCATAATGAGTGCAACAGATTATAGATTTAGGTTTAAAGATTCATTAATTGGATTACAGTTTTTATTTGTCGCTTTCGGGGCGTTAGTTCTTGTTCCGATTCTGACGGGACTTGATTCTAGTGTGGCATTATTTGCAGCAGGGATTGGAACCATCGCTTTTCAGTTGACGAATAAATTCTTAGGGAGAGGTGAGATTCCACCGATTTTTCTTGCCAGTTCCTTTGCTTTTATTGCACCGATTAGTTTTGGGGTGCAGGAATGGGGAATCCCTGCGACTTTATCTGGACTTGTTGCGGCAGGGGGATTTTATATTGCATTTTCTTTTCTTATCAGAATTTTTGGTAAGAGCTTTTTAAATCGCTTATTACCGCCGACAGTAATTGGTCCTGTAATTATGTCGATCGGGCTTATCCTTTCACCGGCAGCCGTTAATATGGCGATGGGAAAATCTGGAAATGGTGCAACTATTCTAGTGGCACATAATACGGCACTTTTAATCTCTTTTGTAACGCTAGCAGCAGTACTTGTTACCTCAATTGTTGGACGAGGTTTAATGAAACTCGTGCCAATTTTGGTCGGCATTTTAGTGGGATACACCTTATCTTATTTCTTAGGGATTATTGATTTTACGGCAGTCCATAAAGCAAGTTGGTTTGGTATTCCACATTTTTCTTTTCCTAAATTAAATTGGGATGCCATTTTCTATATTGTACCTATTGCTATTGCACCGACAGTGGAACATATCGGAGATATGTTAGCGATTTCAAATGTTACAGGGAAAAACTATTTAGAAAAACCAGGACTTCATAATACTTTGTTAGGTGATGGAATTGCGACCGTGCTAGCTACTGCCGTAGGTGGACCACCATGTACAACTTATTCTGAAGTAACGGGTGCGGTGACAGTTACGAAAGCATTCAATCCAGCAATTATGACATGGGCGGCTATCTTTGCAATTATTTTGGCCTTTATTGGGAAAGTTGGTGCGTTACTTGCAACCATTCCAGTTCCAGTAATGGGAGGAATTATGTTGTTATTGTTCGGTATTATTACGGTGGTGGGAATCAAAACATTAGCTGCTTCAGATGTTGATTTAAATTGCCCACGTAATCTTGCAATTATTGCGATTATTCTTGTTTTCGCAATTGGCGGGATGAGTTTCGAATTTGGTGGTGTAGGATTCTCTGGTATTGGACTTGGGGCTATCAGTGGAATTATTTTAAATTTAGTATTACCGAAACCACCACGCGAAGATAAATAAGTATAAGCTAAACTAGCTTTATTCTTTCAAAAAATCCCGTTATAAGTTAACGGGATTTTTATTTTAAAAATTTTTCAGAAAAAAGGGGCGTGTTCGGAATTATTTAATGCGTTCTCCCTGTTTAAACAAACAAAGTTCACCTTTTTCCATTTTCACCCAATTTTCATTTTTCGTTAATGGACGTGTTGCAATGATAGTGACTTTATCGCGCTCAGTAGTATACGGACGAAAATCAATTACTGCATCATCATCTACGCGCAATACTTCTCCAAACGGAGCATGGCGTGTGATGTAATATAAATCCGTGGTACAAAATGCAAACATAACCTCTCCATTTGATAGTAAAAAGTTAAACGTACCGTTTTCTTGTAAAGTTTGGCTAATTTCCTTAATACTTT from Actinobacillus delphinicola encodes the following:
- the lysA gene encoding diaminopimelate decarboxylase gives rise to the protein MGFYFKNHQLIVDEIAVSDIANEYGTPLYLYSQKQLIQNWRAFDTSFAVLNTAPRHLVCFAVKANSNLAILKTLAQLGSGFDIVSGGELARVLKAGGDANKVVFSGVGKRDDEILMALKAGIKCFNVESEQELYRIHSIAQQENLIARISFRINPNIDAHTHPYISTGLSENKFGITVDEALRLYDLAHRLSHIQVVGIDCHIGSQLTDLSPFKEAALKVRHMIDTLICRGIPLKHVDFGGGLGVSYDGKSVPSIQDYVKILVEVMQDYPELEILIEPGRAICADAGILVTKVEYIKKHGTKYFAIVDTGMHQMIRPALYHAEMRIIEVNQMVRPSQCYDVVGPICESSDFLGKNRKLQIQQGDLLAMLDAGAYGAAMSSAYNSQVAASEVMVCGNTVKIIKARPSLESLWQGENMDLS
- the cyaY gene encoding iron donor protein CyaY, yielding MNLTEYHQNIDKLWLNIEEQLEQQGCDVDCDTQGSVFTITFPDDEQIVINKQEPLLELWLASRAGGYHFSFQNGEWMNQNGESFWSLLETACARYGENVTFTR
- the hda gene encoding DnaA inactivator Hda produces the protein MLTQLLLPIHQIDDENFSNFHGESNLLLLSSVRKNFEHLQQPFFYLWGEKGSGKTHFLKACSNEFFLKNRRAIYVPLSKSCYFSPAVLENLEQKELVCLDDLQCVMGDPEWEVAIFDLFNRIKETQKTLLIMSADQSPHALKVNLPDLASRLTWGESYQLANLNEDQKRQVLQENARQRGIELPDETANFLLKRMERDLKTLSETLSLLDKASLQAKRKLTIPFVKEVLNL
- the lptM gene encoding LPS translocon maturation chaperone LptM, whose product is MRKMAFLVAISTLTMALVGCGVKGPLYFPAQQSNQQAQQPINQ
- a CDS encoding uracil-xanthine permease family protein, which translates into the protein MSATDYRFRFKDSLIGLQFLFVAFGALVLVPILTGLDSSVALFAAGIGTIAFQLTNKFLGRGEIPPIFLASSFAFIAPISFGVQEWGIPATLSGLVAAGGFYIAFSFLIRIFGKSFLNRLLPPTVIGPVIMSIGLILSPAAVNMAMGKSGNGATILVAHNTALLISFVTLAAVLVTSIVGRGLMKLVPILVGILVGYTLSYFLGIIDFTAVHKASWFGIPHFSFPKLNWDAIFYIVPIAIAPTVEHIGDMLAISNVTGKNYLEKPGLHNTLLGDGIATVLATAVGGPPCTTYSEVTGAVTVTKAFNPAIMTWAAIFAIILAFIGKVGALLATIPVPVMGGIMLLLFGIITVVGIKTLAASDVDLNCPRNLAIIAIILVFAIGGMSFEFGGVGFSGIGLGAISGIILNLVLPKPPREDK